In Papaver somniferum cultivar HN1 chromosome 1, ASM357369v1, whole genome shotgun sequence, a genomic segment contains:
- the LOC113351578 gene encoding uncharacterized protein LOC113351578, whose protein sequence is MGRIKKNHFTKLSLASSWRLNVVLSCDEKVEGRSPIKQAMTDFRNYLESCELIQANRTGIEFSWCNNKVGKKRILCDLDKAFFNLKWLEVYEGWIYRVGARGVSDHGPILGSTTAIPKPANVPFIYQNVWTTHPEFLQLIKESWEEECEGNPSFVFISKLKRFKNCVKIWNWEVFGDLRVKIKQTEEEVMTASLLSDAQPENITLLNNLVTARGKHELVAQQYNELMRDKARVQWVQDGGAITAFFYATMKIRKTHNNIVELEDSSGNVITEQKQIADVLVSHFQKKFEAHPVSDY, encoded by the coding sequence ATGGGAAGAATTAAAAAGAATCATTTTACTAAATTATCCCTGGCTAGTTCTTGGAGACTTAATGTTGTCTTAAGTTGTGATGAGAAAGTTGAAGGTAGAAGTCCCATAAAGCAAGCAATGACAGATTTTAGAAATTATTTGGAATCTTGTGAACTTATACAAGCAAATAGAACTGGCATTGAATTTTCATGGTGTAATAATAAAGTGGGGAAGAAAAGAATtctatgtgatttagataaagctTTTTTCAATCTAAAATGGTTAGAGGTATATGAAGGTTGGATCTATAGGGTGGGAGCAAGAGGAGTATCTGATCATGGTCCAATTCTGGGAAGTACAACTGCCATTCCAAAACCAGCAAATGTACCTTTCATATATCAAAATGTATGGACTACACATCCTGAATTTCTACAGTTAATAAAGGAGTCTTGGGAAGAAGAATGTGAAGGTAATCCATCATTTGTTTTTATATCTAAGTTAAAAAGATTTAAAAATTGTGTTAAAATTTGGAATTGGGAAGTGTTTGGTGACTTAAGAgttaaaatcaaacaaactgaagAGGAAGTAATGACTGCTTCTTTATTATCTGATGCTCAACCTGAGAATATCACTCTGCTAAACAATCTTGTCACAGCTAGAGGGAAACATGAATTGGTTGCTCAACAGTATAATGAATTAATGAGAGATAAAGCTAGAGTACAATGGGTACAAGATGGTGGAGCTATTACTGCTTTTTTCTATGCTAcaatgaagattagaaaaactcaTAACAATATAGTTGAGCTGGAGGATAGTAGTGGAAATG